The DNA segment atatgtttttgagtaaaattataattagtgagaatatattattaaaaaattaatataaaatgaatgataacatatattatcatatttattaagtatatattattttacatattttttgaaaaaacaaaagattttttttattaaaaaaagctcAATTAGCTCACAAGATTTGGCCAAACTAAGCTGCAGAATTATAAACACAAAGATCCACGTACAATACCTGTGGCTATGTAAAGCATAGAAAGTTAGAAACATCCCAACAAACAATTCAATCCACCCAAGTCCaatctatctatttttttttttaatataatctaTCTATTATTTTACTTGAAAGAAGTTTGGCTGAGGGGAATGgatcaaataatcaaaatataatgaaatgagatggattgaaatgaaatagaataaaaatatcattccattatttgaatattttaatggAGTAAAGCAAAAATTTCAGCTTACTgtttgaaaaacaacaaaaaggaaaaatataactttttaattttacattatccttattttaaatatatttaggttaaaatttgtaaatatagAATAATCATTTTATAATCTAAAAGCTTTGTTCGAATAAGTGCACTCCAAATTTaaggaaaagataagataaaaaaaaaagtatatgcaTGATAAAATAACCCATATACAAAACTCTTTATCATAAGATTTGTCACACTTATTTATCCACTTTTCCCCGCCGAATTCATACCATAACCACAATTAATTTAAGGTGATAATTATTGTTATTCTATTATAAAATCTCATTGTCTCCGAACTCTTCTTTCCTCGTACTCCATCACTTCCttgttcttcttccttctcttcaTTCTGTCTCTACCCTTCAACgcaactttctttcttttctattgaGCTTCCAATATTCTCACGCCTTGCAATCGTAGTTGCACCCTCCAAACTCCTTCCCTTTTCTTTCATCTGTAAGTATTtaaacctctctctctctctctctctctctctctctctcttcgtaGGATGTGATGTCAAAGACATGGGGCATGCAATTTcgtttttattttccttaacTCACCTTCTTTATTTGTGCTTAGCCTCTTATGTTCATCTGGGTGTTGAAATTTTCagtcaaaaatgtttttttatttttgattttggcTGTTGTGTGGAACTGCTTGGTCTTTAATGGATGCCCTTTAACTTCGCACGAGGAAACTTATGAAGCAACTATCAATACTTTGCGTTGAGAATTGAGATCCTGATTTCCTATGTTTCTAATAGATGGAAATAAACaccttttctctcattttttttgttcaacacttaCACACGCCACTACTTTCCGTAGTAATTTTCTCTCACGGCAGATCTAGAAAGAAAATTgtttagggtgtgtttgatttctattttaacTGATTGTAGTTCCTACTAAAATTGATgtagtattaatttattttagaattttttttaaaaccaaaaagtgaGAAGGTAATCGGATGGCTCTTAATTTCTAGTTCCAGCAAAAAGTGATTTAGTGATTGATGATGGATAtcagaaactttttttttccctcttgtACATGATAACATGATATCCCTGAGATTGTGGATATAGGTTCCTCTGTTTTCCCAACTTGTCTGTAACTCTAATTGTCATTTTTCTTGCAATTATTGGCAGAAACCAGAAACCTTTTTTCCCTCAAAGAGAGGAATAGAGATTAACAATCGTGGATACTGTGATATGGTTAGTTGTAGAGAGAGAACTACAATTTTTGAGAAATATAATTAGGGTGCGTGACAAACAATCGTGGTGAGTTCTTAATAGATgagtaaaaatcaaatataaattttgcaCTGCTTTCTCTGACATAACCATGTTATGTATTTAATCACACAATCAAATCCGAATCCGTTTTCAACTACtctgaatgtaaaaaaaatactagaataATTGTAGTTGCACCACCGACTACACAGTTGGGTATGTGATTAAAGGTATTCTCCATGtatcattattttgtaatttatggGGAAAAAAGAGTGGTTGGAGAGTTAAATGGGCTGGTTGTTCCCAAATTTGGGATTTGTGTAAACCTTTTGATTTGATCCCAAgactttggatttttttattacaaatactaattatttttatggaaaTTTATAACTAAATATGGCTAACCAAGTAACCGTAACTCTCCAAATCTATAGTTTATCAAACACTGCACTTCATTTGGTTGGTTCATATCTCACTTAATTTTGTGTCCTTTCCATTTACATATTCCACATTCATTAATTTTGAGAAACATTTAGTGTATGTTACATCTGGGGAAGGCTTAAAGTAGATTTACTTTGGGTCCATGGTATCCACTGACTTAAATTACTTTGCCAAACCATCATTCTCAACCTCAATCCACAAGGAAAATAATTGTACCATAGATAGAAGGCtgacatttttaatttgaaccTTTGATTTTGAGTGGTTTGTAAAATTTAAACCCCCTCATCCTAACTAAACTTTATTTGTGAATGTAATCCCTTCTGAGACACTCATAATTCATGCATGGTGTGCTTGTACATTTCAGGTTCAGGTACTTGCAGTAAGAGAACATATTGTAAAACTAAAAGGGAAAAATGGCCTTAGATCACTTTGAGGAGACTGTGCACCAAAAAGGAAATTGGAAATCTTCCAGTGAAATCATTGCAGATTCTGATAGAAATGCCTCTGGTGACTTTGACTGCAACATCTGCCTGGAGTGTGTGCAAGATCCAGTGGTGACACTTTGTGGTCATCTTTATTGCTGGCCCTGCATATACAAATGGCTTCATTTTCAAAGCACCTCTTTGGATGATGAAGAACAACAGAGGCCACAATGTCCTGTATGCAAATCAGAAGTTTCTCAATCCTCCCTTGTTCCATTATACGGCCGTGGCCAAACCACATTACCTTCTAAAGGGAAGCCACGTCAAGTAGGCACTGTCATACCACAAAGACCTCATGGTCCAAGAACACTTAACACTAGAAGTGTTTCACAACCTATTTCTCAAAGTTACCATCCCTATAGTAATCCTTATCATCCTCAACAACACTTCAACTCGATTCCAAGCGGTTACACCTCACCTATGATTAGAACAACTGGTTCAATAGACAACACATTTGGAATCTTTGGTGAGATGATATATGCAAGGGTCTTTGGTAACCACGTGTCAAACATTCATACATACGCCAATTCGTACAATCTTTCGGGGACCAGTAACCCAAGGATGAGAAGACATTTAATGCAAGTTGATAAATCACTCAGCAGAATAAGTTGTTTCCTCCTTTGCTGCCTAGTTTTGTGTCTGCTCTTATTCTGATTGCTACTTCATTTTCATCATTAGTTATAGTGCATCCTTACGTAGAATACATTCACTCATTGATCCAGATGTATTCTATGTTAGAGAAGCTGCAAATTGATGCTGAGTTATGTGTAAATTACCAATCTCTCTACGAGCTATATGAAGTGAATAATGATATTCTCATACCATTTTTagaacattttctttttctgtcccTCTATATCACATTGTTCATCTTATCCCATTTCTTTGCTAATTGTAAAAGTTTTGGGGGAGTAGAGTTATACATTTGAGAGAATAGATTGAAGTCCATAGCAGGTGGTTTAGTTGGAAGGTGAATTCAATAATCAATACACCCTGGAAAAAGGAATCATACCTTGGCGAGTAAACTAATAACATATTACTTCTTAATAGGTAAAAACTTTTCAAATGACATTTACTGtcattatattaaaattctCACTATTTTAAGTGTTGGAGTGCATTTGCAAGTATCCTAACCCTTTACCATCGAGCTCTGCCATGCCTAAAGAGAGAACCACCGCGAGAGTACTTCCGAACACGGTTGAAATCAAACTCGGACATCTCAGACTAGTTCAGTTGGTATTCTAGTTAGCCAACTAGCTAATGCCTTCCACCTGAGGGTAGGACAAATAAGAGGATTCAGGATAGGAATGACTTTGCTTCTTGGTAACGGCAGGCATACAATGCATAAAGCCTCAGAAGTCATACCTTATCCATCGCATTGGATGAAACTAGTTGCTGTGGTCCATACTATAAAATGCCAACTATAAGTTTTTCTGATCATTTTCCAAGTTATGACTTCCCTAAGTTGATGGGTGACTAGAGAGGGCATAAGGAATGGAGAGCATTCTCTATGTTTCAAGTATGAAATCTTTTGTGACGTGTAATCAATTCTCACACCTTCTTTAGCCAATTGAGCTAGACCCtgattttatatttcaataGTAAATTGGTAACCGATGAACGTAAATAATTATcacatcatcaaagaaaatttTGTATCTGAAACACTCTTTCTTTACATTattcttgttcaatttcatcatcTTGAAAGTGACTACTAGTGGGGGGAGCATGGCATGGCATGGCATCTAGTGATCACAGAAGATCGCTTCAGTGATGATGAAAGTGACTTATGGTGGTCCCAGTTCATCAAGTTGTTCAAATTGCCATGAACACTCCATCCTTATCCTTCACTAGTTTAGAAGACTGAAACAAATTTTGGATTGGAGTGC comes from the Glycine soja cultivar W05 chromosome 6, ASM419377v2, whole genome shotgun sequence genome and includes:
- the LOC114417209 gene encoding E3 ubiquitin-protein ligase RMA1H1-like, whose amino-acid sequence is MALDHFEETVHQKGNWKSSSEIIADSDRNASGDFDCNICLECVQDPVVTLCGHLYCWPCIYKWLHFQSTSLDDEEQQRPQCPVCKSEVSQSSLVPLYGRGQTTLPSKGKPRQVGTVIPQRPHGPRTLNTRSVSQPISQSYHPYSNPYHPQQHFNSIPSGYTSPMIRTTGSIDNTFGIFGEMIYARVFGNHVSNIHTYANSYNLSGTSNPRMRRHLMQVDKSLSRISCFLLCCLVLCLLLF